A genomic stretch from Alosa sapidissima isolate fAloSap1 chromosome 3, fAloSap1.pri, whole genome shotgun sequence includes:
- the atp5pd gene encoding ATP synthase subunit d, mitochondrial yields MAGRRAALKSIDWLAFAERVPPNQRAMFNNLKTRSDAIAAKLTSLPEKPAAIDWAYYRQTVPKAGMVDDFEKKFAALSIPEPVDTETSKIAAQEQESNKQALDYIQASKARIGMYQAELEKFNNMIPFDQMTIEDLNHTFPETKLDKEKYPYWPHKPIADL; encoded by the exons ATGGCAGGCCGACGCGCAGCATTGAAGTCCATTGACTGGTTGGCCTTTGCCGAGAGGGTGCCACCCAATCAGAGGGCCATGTTCAACAACCTCAAAACTCGCAGTGATGCCATCGCTGCAAA ACTGACCTCCCTCCCAGAGAAGCCAGCAGCCATTGACTGGGCCTACTACAGACAAACTGTACCTAAAGCAGGCATGGTGGACGACTTTGAGAAGAAG TTTGCTGCTTTGTCCATCCCTGAGCCAGTTGACACAGAGACATCAAAGATTGCCGCACAGGAGCAGGAATCG AACAAACAAGCACTTGACTACATCCAGGCATCTAAGGCTCGTATTGGCATGTATCAAGCTGAG CTGGAGAAGTTCAACAACATGATTCCCTTCGACCAGATGACCATCGAGGACCTCAACCATACCTTCCCTGAGACTAAGTTGGACAAGGAGAAGTATCCATACTGGCCCCACAAGCCTATTGCTGACCTGTAA
- the LOC121705964 gene encoding BTB/POZ domain-containing protein KCTD5-like produces MADLHILQPSGTDTDHPDQHQRRVPVASPAVMIATHGGVKCHGLSVRSIAGYPRKNNTGAPSEKPGTRWVRLNVGGTLFCTTRQTLCRDQKSFLFRLCQDDPDLESDMDETGAYLIDRDPTYFGPVLNYLRHGKLIINKDLSEEGVLEEAEFYNIAALVRMVKERIRDNENRTSQGPVKHVYRVLQCQEEELTQMVSTMSDGWKFEQLISIGSSYNYGNEDQAEFLCVVSRELNNSINGLVVEPTEKAKILQERGSRM; encoded by the exons ATGGCAGATCTCCACATCTTGCAGCCGAGTGGTACTGATACTGATCATCCTGACCAGCACCAGCGGCGCGTTCCAGTCGCCTCCCCTGCAGTGATGATCGCTACACACGGAGGTGTAAAATGCCACGGGCTGTCAGTACGTTCAATAGCAGGATATCCCCGCAAAAATAACACAGGCGCGCCGTCAGAAAAACCTGGCACACGTTGGGTACGACTGAACGTCGGCGGCACCTTATTCTGCACCACCCGACAGACACTCTGCAGGGACCAAAAATCGTTTCTGTTTAGATTGTGCCAAGATGATCCAGATCTGGAATCGGACATG GATGAGACAGGGGCCTATCTGATTGACAGGGACCCCACCTATTTTGGCCCTGTCTTGAATTACTTGCGACATGGCAAGCTGATCATTAATAAAGACTTGTCAGAAGAGG GTGTCTTGGAAGAGGCAGAGTTCTATAACATTGCTGCTCTGGTTCGAATGGTGAAGGAGCGGATTCGGGACAATGAGAACAGAACATCACAa GGTCCGGTGAAGCATGTGTACAGAGTCCTTCAGTGTCAGGAGGAAGAACTCACCCAGATGGTCTCCACCATGTCCGATGGCTGGAAGTTTGAACAG CTCATCAGCATCGGGTCATCATACAACTATGGTAACGAGGACCAGGCagagtttttgtgtgtggtgtctcgGGAGCTGAACAACTCCATTAATGGCCTAGTTGTGGAACCCACAGAAAAAGCCAAG ATTCTCCAGGAGCGAGGGTCACGAATGTGA